In Thioalkalivibrio paradoxus ARh 1, the following are encoded in one genomic region:
- a CDS encoding GmrSD restriction endonuclease domain-containing protein translates to MNSQVDRIKPDSYGIATYLESLRRGQYQIPTFQRNVVWDRDRVKGLWDSIYKFYPLGSILVWRTDIRLQNHREIGGHQLQSEPASGEFQYLLDGQQRTTALLTSMYGGSIKGQEHRDPHLYVDLTVEGADEVEDSSWRERFLFWDEIDDREGQLLRNVGRKKRYDGGLIVKLEDIAHRYADLERGLVNAGCVDYDNPARAQLRSLKQVFDNYKLSFIELRGIEVSEVCQIFERINQAGQPLSIFDIVVAKTFRPRGEDVSGFYLRGLFEHFRHELDLAGSRFAAVDDMTLLQMLAVLVRESAPEAGVQNITDRYLSVLRTEHLEMVWGEGTKAIRKVFDFLDNHLRLPGPALVPYRYFYMSLASYFFRNNSPDYSLLKRYFWYYSFHNEDLLSNTTHLRDHVQRLNEARDGGEFKFDRFLVDQERLRRVSYSTRGRLSRAILALYASQDPRDWAHADRSVLTQVYYMLTDHPNLHHVFPLDFCEKHLDKHARYANSLLNIAYLTQITNLRISNRNPLEYLRDYLGPGFGDVQRTHFLPDVIVEWALAEQMPDNALDTFVDARLQLILARLRERLGAIPFEVIDTRAEPNGSAEGSAAAPEKFPRMDRTAAEQG, encoded by the coding sequence GTGAACTCGCAAGTCGACCGGATTAAGCCCGATTCCTATGGCATCGCGACCTACCTCGAAAGCCTGCGTCGCGGGCAGTACCAGATCCCGACATTTCAGCGTAATGTGGTGTGGGATCGGGATCGCGTGAAGGGGCTGTGGGATAGCATTTATAAATTCTACCCGCTCGGGAGCATCCTCGTCTGGCGGACAGACATCCGCTTGCAGAACCATCGCGAGATCGGTGGTCACCAATTGCAGAGCGAGCCCGCCAGCGGGGAATTCCAGTATCTGCTCGACGGGCAGCAACGGACAACGGCCTTGCTCACGTCCATGTACGGCGGGAGCATCAAGGGGCAGGAACACCGGGATCCACACCTGTATGTCGATCTCACGGTCGAAGGAGCAGACGAGGTCGAGGACTCGTCGTGGCGAGAGCGGTTCTTGTTTTGGGACGAGATTGATGACCGCGAAGGGCAGCTTCTTCGGAATGTGGGTCGGAAGAAGCGGTATGACGGCGGCCTCATCGTTAAGCTGGAGGACATCGCTCACCGCTATGCGGACCTGGAGCGCGGCCTCGTGAACGCAGGCTGTGTCGACTATGACAACCCTGCACGCGCGCAACTGCGCAGCCTCAAGCAGGTGTTCGACAACTACAAGCTGTCCTTCATCGAGCTACGCGGAATTGAAGTTAGCGAAGTCTGCCAGATCTTCGAGCGGATCAACCAGGCTGGGCAGCCGCTGAGCATATTCGACATCGTCGTCGCCAAGACATTTAGGCCTCGCGGCGAGGATGTTAGCGGTTTCTACCTCCGAGGCTTGTTCGAGCATTTCCGCCATGAGTTAGACCTCGCGGGGAGCCGTTTTGCCGCCGTCGACGACATGACATTGCTTCAGATGTTAGCAGTTCTCGTGCGCGAAAGTGCGCCGGAGGCTGGTGTGCAAAACATCACAGACCGCTATCTCAGCGTGCTCCGAACCGAGCACCTGGAAATGGTCTGGGGGGAGGGAACCAAGGCCATCCGAAAAGTCTTCGACTTTCTCGACAACCATCTGCGCTTGCCCGGTCCGGCTCTCGTCCCCTATCGCTACTTCTACATGTCGCTCGCGTCCTACTTCTTCCGGAACAACAGCCCTGATTACTCACTTCTCAAGCGCTACTTTTGGTACTACAGCTTTCACAACGAGGATCTGCTTAGCAACACAACACACCTTCGGGACCACGTGCAACGGTTGAACGAGGCGCGGGACGGTGGCGAATTCAAGTTCGACCGATTCCTGGTCGACCAAGAGCGACTGAGACGGGTTAGCTACAGTACCCGCGGGCGGCTCTCCCGAGCCATCCTTGCGCTCTACGCGAGTCAGGATCCGCGCGACTGGGCCCATGCGGATCGGTCCGTGCTGACGCAGGTCTACTACATGCTCACTGACCATCCAAACCTGCACCATGTTTTCCCGCTCGATTTCTGCGAGAAACATCTCGACAAACACGCAAGGTACGCCAACAGCCTGCTTAACATCGCCTACCTCACTCAAATCACGAATCTACGGATTAGCAACCGCAATCCGCTTGAGTATCTGCGTGACTATCTCGGCCCTGGGTTCGGCGATGTCCAACGCACGCATTTCCTGCCTGACGTGATTGTTGAATGGGCGCTAGCAGAGCAGATGCCAGACAATGCCCTTGACACCTTTGTTGATGCGCGGCTCCAGTTGATCCTCGCGCGACTCAGAGAGCGTCTCGGGGCGATCCCCTTTGAGGTAATCGACACGCGAGCCGAACCAAACGGTTCCGCGGAAGGCAGTGCGGCGGCCCCAGAAAAGTTTCCGCGGATGGACCGCACGGCCGCTGAGCAAGGATAA
- a CDS encoding PstS family phosphate ABC transporter substrate-binding protein: MTMKKSLVLGVVAALGVSVSVATADVDENLPSYERVSGVSGNLSSVGSDTLNNLMTLWAEEFANHYPNVNIQIQGAGTSTAPPALTEGTSNFGPMSRPMRDSEMRAFEDRHGYPATLVPVAVDMIAVYVNKDNPVETLSMEQVDAIFSATRACGHDSDINTWGDAGLTGGWTNRDITIFGRNAVSGTYGFFRENALCGGDFRATVNEQPGSSAVVRGVEQTLGGIGYSGIGYRTAGVRVVPLNGFEATGDNAATGDYPLARFLYIAANQNPESGWNPLEREFFRLVLSKEGQGVVHRDGYVTLSASAAERFRTEFNLD; encoded by the coding sequence ATGACGATGAAGAAATCCCTGGTCCTGGGCGTTGTCGCTGCCCTGGGCGTTTCCGTTTCCGTGGCGACCGCCGACGTCGACGAGAACCTGCCGAGCTACGAGCGCGTGTCCGGCGTTTCCGGCAACCTGAGCTCGGTCGGTTCCGATACGCTGAACAACCTGATGACGCTTTGGGCCGAAGAATTCGCGAACCACTACCCGAACGTGAACATTCAGATCCAGGGCGCCGGCACCTCGACCGCCCCGCCGGCGCTGACCGAGGGCACCTCGAACTTCGGCCCGATGAGCCGCCCGATGCGGGATTCCGAAATGCGTGCGTTCGAGGACCGCCACGGCTATCCGGCGACGCTGGTTCCGGTCGCGGTGGACATGATCGCGGTGTACGTGAACAAGGACAACCCGGTCGAGACTCTTTCGATGGAGCAGGTCGATGCGATCTTCTCGGCCACCCGCGCCTGCGGTCACGACAGTGACATCAACACCTGGGGCGACGCTGGCCTGACCGGTGGCTGGACCAACCGCGACATCACCATCTTCGGTCGCAACGCGGTTTCCGGCACCTACGGCTTCTTCCGCGAGAACGCGCTGTGCGGCGGTGATTTCCGGGCGACCGTGAACGAGCAGCCCGGTTCCTCGGCGGTGGTGCGCGGTGTCGAGCAGACGCTGGGTGGTATCGGTTACTCCGGCATCGGATACCGTACCGCCGGCGTGCGCGTGGTGCCCCTGAACGGTTTCGAGGCCACCGGCGACAATGCTGCCACCGGTGACTACCCGCTGGCGCGGTTCCTGTACATCGCGGCCAACCAGAACCCGGAAAGCGGCTGGAACCCGCTCGAGCGCGAGTTCTTCCGCCTCGTGCTGTCGAAGGAAGGCCAGGGCGTCGTGCACCGTGACGGCTACGTGACGCTTTCCGCCAGCGCCGCGGAACGGTTCCGGACGGAATTCAACCTCGATTGA
- a CDS encoding FKBP-type peptidyl-prolyl cis-trans isomerase: MLKVILISLLALVFVFLGARSCGLTPEQIEERILLAEMNAEEGLAYRSENERRPGVVVWDNGLQVEVLREGQGTVPDEDDWVQVHYRGWHLDGREFENSWRRNEPATVPIERTIAGWREALVSTPVGTRLRLVVPPELAYGRAGGGRIGPEETLIFELELLAIVMPDPPREIEEWERPVPGLR; encoded by the coding sequence ATGCTCAAGGTAATCCTGATCAGCCTGCTGGCACTGGTTTTCGTGTTCCTGGGGGCCCGCTCCTGCGGGCTGACTCCGGAACAGATCGAAGAGCGCATCCTGCTTGCGGAAATGAACGCCGAGGAGGGATTGGCCTACCGCTCCGAGAACGAGCGACGGCCTGGGGTGGTCGTCTGGGACAACGGGCTTCAGGTCGAGGTGTTGCGTGAAGGGCAGGGGACGGTGCCGGACGAGGACGACTGGGTGCAGGTGCATTACCGTGGCTGGCACCTGGATGGCCGCGAGTTCGAGAACTCGTGGCGCCGCAACGAGCCGGCCACTGTGCCGATCGAGCGCACCATTGCCGGTTGGCGCGAAGCGCTGGTGTCGACTCCGGTGGGGACACGGCTGCGGCTGGTGGTGCCGCCGGAACTCGCCTACGGGCGCGCCGGGGGTGGCCGGATCGGCCCGGAGGAAACGCTGATCTTCGAACTGGAGCTGCTCGCCATCGTGATGCCCGATCCGCCGCGCGAGATCGAGGAATGGGAACGCCCGGTTCCCGGCCTGCGCTGA
- the phoU gene encoding phosphate signaling complex protein PhoU: MENKRLGGHYSHRYDAELEEVVNRVLAMGGLVETQLGNALQAFIDGDTQVAQEVAENDSRVNSFEVSIDERCVEILARRQPAAMDLRLVVAVIKTITDLERIGDLAEAIARMAIRQADSDRPRKQLFRDIDTMGKRVVTMLHDALDAFARMDASAALEVVRQDFAIDHDHEAILRQNATYMMEDPRNITRILDLTYASRALERAGDHARNMCEYTIYFVKGRDVRHIELSEMEAVVKGAEKA; the protein is encoded by the coding sequence ATGGAAAACAAACGCCTTGGTGGACATTACTCCCATCGGTACGACGCCGAGCTCGAGGAGGTCGTGAACCGCGTGCTCGCGATGGGCGGACTGGTCGAAACCCAGCTCGGCAACGCGCTGCAAGCCTTCATCGATGGCGACACCCAGGTCGCGCAGGAGGTCGCCGAGAACGACTCGCGGGTCAACAGCTTCGAAGTCAGCATCGACGAGCGCTGCGTCGAGATCCTCGCCCGGCGCCAGCCGGCGGCAATGGACCTTCGGCTGGTGGTCGCGGTGATCAAGACCATCACCGACCTCGAGCGCATCGGCGACCTGGCCGAGGCGATCGCGCGTATGGCGATCCGGCAGGCCGACAGCGACCGGCCGCGCAAGCAGCTTTTCCGGGATATCGACACCATGGGCAAGCGCGTGGTGACGATGCTGCACGACGCGCTCGACGCCTTCGCGCGGATGGATGCGAGCGCGGCGCTCGAAGTGGTGCGCCAGGACTTCGCGATCGATCATGACCACGAGGCGATTCTGCGCCAGAACGCGACCTACATGATGGAAGATCCGCGTAATATCACGCGGATCCTGGATCTGACCTACGCGTCGCGTGCGCTCGAGCGTGCCGGCGACCACGCCCGGAATATGTGTGAATACACGATCTATTTCGTGAAGGGCCGCGACGTGCGCCACATCGAGCTGAGCGAGATGGAGGCGGTCGTCAAGGGCGCAGAGAAGGCGTAG
- the pstB gene encoding phosphate ABC transporter ATP-binding protein PstB, translated as MSQRSPAATSMASGLFEGTTRTVRSLADEDIAVTVENLDLYYGDSQALKQITMQIPAKRVTAFIGPSGCGKSTLLRCFNRMNDLVDGCRIEGAINLHGENIYRRGTDVAELRRRVGMVFQKPNPFPKTIYENVAYGLRLQGVKNKRVLDEVVERSIKAVGLWDEVKDRLQGNAFGLSGGQQQRLVIARAIAIEPEVILLDEPTSALDPISTAKIEELVEELKQQYTIMIVTHNMQQAARVSDYTAYMYLGELVEYADTMHLFTNPSQKATEDYITGRYG; from the coding sequence ATGAGCCAGAGAAGCCCCGCCGCGACCAGCATGGCCTCCGGCCTGTTCGAGGGTACGACCCGTACGGTCCGTTCGCTGGCCGACGAGGACATCGCGGTCACGGTTGAAAACCTGGACCTGTATTACGGCGACAGCCAGGCGCTGAAACAGATCACGATGCAGATCCCGGCGAAACGGGTTACCGCGTTCATCGGGCCCTCGGGTTGCGGCAAGTCGACCCTGCTGCGCTGTTTCAATCGCATGAACGATCTGGTCGATGGCTGCCGGATCGAGGGCGCGATCAACCTGCACGGTGAAAACATCTACCGTCGGGGCACGGATGTCGCGGAGCTGCGCCGGCGCGTCGGGATGGTGTTCCAGAAGCCGAACCCGTTCCCGAAAACGATCTACGAAAACGTCGCCTACGGTCTGCGCCTGCAGGGCGTGAAAAACAAGCGTGTGCTGGACGAAGTCGTCGAGCGCTCGATCAAGGCCGTGGGTCTTTGGGACGAGGTGAAGGACCGTCTGCAGGGCAACGCGTTCGGCCTGTCCGGTGGCCAGCAGCAGCGACTGGTGATTGCGCGGGCGATCGCGATCGAACCCGAGGTGATCCTGCTCGACGAGCCGACCTCGGCGCTGGACCCGATCTCGACCGCCAAGATCGAGGAACTGGTCGAGGAACTGAAGCAGCAGTACACGATCATGATCGTGACCCACAACATGCAGCAGGCGGCGCGCGTCTCCGACTACACCGCCTACATGTACCTGGGCGAACTGGTCGAGTACGCGGACACCATGCATCTGTTCACGAACCCGAGCCAGAAGGCGACCGAGGACTACATCACCGGTCGCTACGGCTGA
- a CDS encoding pirin family protein, producing MRDTDRQGEHGRESARGEEAVEMLLQAREKDLGGFSVRRLLPTAKRTMVGPWIFFDHMGPADFPPGQGITVRPHPHINLATVTYLFEGEILHRDSLGSVQPIVPGDINLMVAGRGIVHSERERPEVTATAHRLHGLQLWLALPEADEEIEPAFHHYPSSDIPMCTVDGVPLRVMMGSAYGVTSPVRTFADTLYVEARLKAGQCLTLPKTSERALYVVSGALRLGRRILPEHSMAVLYPAWSVVVEADTDARIALIGGESVGERFIDWNFVSSRKERIEQARADWRAGLYPLVPGDEEEFIPLPD from the coding sequence ATGCGCGACACGGATCGGCAGGGCGAGCACGGCCGCGAATCGGCACGTGGCGAAGAGGCAGTGGAGATGCTGCTGCAAGCGCGTGAAAAGGATCTGGGCGGATTCTCGGTGCGCAGGCTGCTGCCTACCGCGAAACGCACGATGGTCGGCCCCTGGATCTTTTTCGATCACATGGGGCCGGCCGACTTCCCGCCAGGACAGGGCATCACGGTACGCCCTCACCCGCACATCAACCTCGCCACGGTGACCTACCTGTTCGAAGGCGAGATTCTGCACCGCGATTCGCTCGGCAGCGTGCAGCCGATCGTACCTGGCGACATCAACCTCATGGTCGCCGGGCGCGGTATCGTGCATTCCGAGCGCGAACGGCCGGAGGTCACCGCCACCGCGCACCGGCTGCACGGCCTGCAGCTGTGGCTCGCGTTGCCCGAGGCAGACGAGGAGATCGAGCCAGCCTTCCACCACTACCCGAGTTCCGACATTCCCATGTGCACGGTTGATGGCGTGCCGCTCCGCGTGATGATGGGCTCCGCCTACGGCGTGACCTCGCCGGTAAGAACCTTTGCCGACACCCTCTACGTGGAAGCACGCCTGAAGGCGGGCCAGTGCCTGACCCTGCCCAAGACCTCCGAGCGCGCGCTGTATGTGGTCAGCGGTGCACTGCGCCTCGGTCGCAGGATCCTTCCCGAGCACTCGATGGCGGTCCTGTACCCAGCCTGGAGCGTTGTCGTCGAAGCCGATACCGACGCGCGCATTGCCCTGATCGGCGGCGAATCAGTGGGAGAACGGTTCATCGACTGGAACTTCGTCTCGAGCCGGAAGGAACGCATCGAGCAGGCGAGAGCCGATTGGCGCGCAGGACTCTATCCCTTGGTGCCGGGTGACGAGGAGGAATTCATTCCGCTACCAGACTGA
- a CDS encoding abortive infection family protein: MSDLTSIEKRKLELALGMTGGYVLNFSNRTFEDFFFDNFGIDIYDAKYELGSGSKANRMRAFWTAEPNHTVGRVLDLLFRQWYEYAGRSDPPREQCLPIVRRLLEGAPVPDIGAVSPAIADRTLDALVRSVRDAIDRNEPELALDRLHTFVVKHFRLLCSKRGIDTSRDKPLHSLVGEYVKALRGAGLIESDMTERILKSSISVMEAFNRVRNDQSLAHDNDILTYNESLLIVSHVASSLKFIEAIEGESESNSRRPTKVEDVPF; encoded by the coding sequence GTGTCGGACCTAACGAGTATCGAGAAGCGTAAACTTGAGCTGGCACTCGGCATGACGGGTGGGTACGTGCTCAACTTCTCGAACCGTACCTTCGAGGATTTCTTCTTCGATAACTTCGGAATCGACATATACGACGCGAAGTACGAACTCGGGTCCGGCTCGAAGGCCAACCGCATGCGTGCGTTCTGGACGGCGGAACCCAATCACACGGTGGGGCGCGTTCTGGATCTCTTGTTCAGGCAGTGGTACGAGTACGCGGGGAGATCAGATCCGCCTCGAGAACAGTGCCTTCCCATCGTAAGAAGATTGCTCGAGGGTGCACCGGTGCCCGACATAGGAGCGGTCTCTCCAGCCATCGCTGATCGAACGCTCGATGCGTTGGTCCGCTCAGTTAGGGACGCGATCGACCGGAACGAACCAGAGTTGGCCCTCGACCGCCTTCACACGTTTGTGGTGAAGCACTTTCGGCTACTCTGCTCCAAGAGGGGAATCGACACGTCGCGCGACAAGCCCCTACACAGCCTTGTTGGAGAGTACGTGAAGGCGCTGAGGGGAGCGGGGCTCATCGAGTCGGACATGACAGAGCGGATCTTGAAGTCAAGCATTTCGGTGATGGAGGCGTTCAACCGTGTTCGAAACGATCAAAGCCTTGCGCACGATAACGACATACTGACCTACAATGAGAGCCTCCTGATCGTCTCCCATGTGGCCAGCTCCCTGAAGTTCATCGAGGCAATCGAGGGTGAGAGCGAGTCAAACTCGCGGCGGCCGACGAAGGTCGAGGATGTCCCGTTCTGA
- a CDS encoding ABC transporter permease subunit, which produces MSAVTNDSALPEGSLLPDAERRQKLRKIRAFRDGFSRYGVGAGGLGVIFALALIFIYLFYETFPLLKPVSVGVETEYTVPGDEVPAPTLHLTLDRYEQIGARFSKSGTITFFDANTGGVLERLEVPIPEGERITAFDRAESRRSLFVFGYSDGGVLPVKVEYPQTFVGGVRHIHPELSYPLGEEPIRIGAGLVEDYSALAVVEGRGGYIVAGGTEEGEIAMALFSTRRNMMTGEVEIRRSDYDLPDMGRPVRQILLPETLRNVFVIDDRGHLFNFNIVDRNNPFLVEEVELVGDGARVTASEFLVGSRSLIVGGSDGSVRQWFLVRDEDSGQSHMTFIRGFRGHDAPVTFIEPESIRKGFLTGAEDGSVGLHFATSSVTLAMKSVSDVPVARLAMGPNNRRALVKTEDSDVLRVLAIDNPHPQTTLSALWGRVWYEGRGEPEFIWQSSSADDAFEPKLSIVPLSVGTLKAALFAMLLATPLAIMGAIYTAYFMAPAIRRVVKPSIELMEALPTVILGFLAGIWLAPYIENNLPILITGVILFPLAVLIAGFAWSRLPQGVKSLVPSGWEAALLVPVVILTGWIVVTSSPWIEVAFFDGSMRQWFTDVGIPYDQRNALIVGMAMGFAVIPTIFSIAEDAVFNVPKHLTNGSLALGATPWQTVTGVVLLTASPGIFSAVMIGFGRAVGETMIVLMASGNSPVVNFNLFEGMRTLAANIAVELPETAVGSTHFRVLFLSALVLLVFTFLLNTAAEIVRQRLRKRYASL; this is translated from the coding sequence ATGTCTGCTGTCACCAACGACTCCGCTCTTCCGGAAGGTTCTCTGCTTCCGGATGCGGAACGCCGACAGAAGCTGCGCAAGATTCGGGCGTTTCGGGATGGATTCTCGCGCTACGGAGTCGGCGCCGGCGGACTCGGCGTCATCTTCGCTCTGGCACTGATCTTCATCTATCTGTTCTACGAGACGTTCCCATTGCTCAAGCCCGTGAGCGTGGGAGTCGAAACCGAATACACGGTGCCGGGCGACGAAGTCCCGGCGCCGACATTGCACCTGACGCTCGACCGCTACGAGCAGATCGGCGCGCGTTTCTCCAAGTCGGGGACGATCACGTTCTTCGATGCCAATACCGGCGGAGTGCTCGAGCGCCTCGAAGTGCCGATCCCCGAGGGCGAACGGATCACCGCGTTCGATCGCGCCGAGAGCCGTCGCAGTCTGTTCGTGTTCGGCTATTCGGACGGCGGCGTGCTGCCGGTGAAGGTCGAGTACCCGCAGACCTTCGTGGGCGGCGTTCGGCATATCCATCCGGAGCTTTCGTATCCGCTGGGTGAAGAACCGATCCGCATCGGCGCGGGCCTGGTCGAGGACTACTCGGCGCTGGCCGTGGTCGAAGGACGCGGCGGCTACATCGTCGCCGGCGGTACCGAGGAGGGCGAGATCGCGATGGCGCTGTTTTCGACGCGCCGCAACATGATGACTGGCGAGGTCGAGATCCGCCGATCGGACTACGACCTCCCGGACATGGGGCGCCCGGTGCGGCAGATCCTGCTACCGGAAACGTTGCGCAACGTGTTCGTGATCGACGATCGCGGGCATTTGTTCAACTTCAATATCGTCGATCGGAACAACCCGTTCCTGGTCGAAGAAGTGGAACTGGTCGGCGACGGCGCCCGGGTCACCGCTTCCGAGTTTCTGGTCGGCTCGCGGTCGCTGATCGTTGGCGGCTCTGACGGCAGCGTGCGGCAGTGGTTCCTGGTCCGGGACGAAGATTCCGGCCAGTCGCATATGACGTTCATCCGCGGCTTCCGGGGTCACGATGCCCCAGTCACCTTCATTGAGCCCGAGTCCATCCGCAAGGGATTCCTGACCGGGGCCGAGGATGGCAGCGTTGGCCTGCATTTCGCCACCTCCAGCGTCACGCTGGCGATGAAGTCGGTGTCGGATGTTCCGGTCGCGCGTCTCGCGATGGGGCCCAACAACCGGCGGGCATTGGTGAAAACCGAAGACTCCGACGTGCTGCGGGTGCTGGCGATCGACAATCCGCATCCGCAGACGACGCTGAGCGCGCTCTGGGGCCGGGTCTGGTACGAGGGCCGTGGCGAGCCCGAGTTCATCTGGCAGTCGTCGTCGGCCGACGACGCGTTTGAGCCCAAGCTGAGCATCGTGCCGCTGTCCGTCGGCACACTGAAGGCGGCGCTGTTCGCGATGCTGCTGGCGACGCCGCTCGCGATCATGGGCGCGATCTACACCGCCTATTTCATGGCCCCGGCGATCCGGCGCGTGGTGAAGCCGTCGATCGAGCTGATGGAGGCGTTGCCGACGGTGATCCTCGGCTTCCTGGCCGGCATCTGGCTGGCCCCCTACATCGAAAACAACCTGCCGATCCTGATCACGGGAGTGATTTTGTTCCCTCTGGCCGTTCTGATCGCCGGCTTCGCCTGGTCCCGGTTGCCGCAGGGGGTCAAGAGCCTGGTTCCGTCGGGCTGGGAGGCGGCGCTGCTGGTGCCGGTGGTGATCCTGACCGGCTGGATCGTGGTCACCAGCAGCCCCTGGATCGAGGTCGCGTTTTTCGACGGCTCGATGCGCCAGTGGTTCACCGACGTGGGGATCCCGTACGACCAGCGCAACGCGTTGATCGTCGGCATGGCGATGGGCTTCGCGGTGATCCCGACGATCTTCTCGATCGCCGAGGACGCGGTGTTCAACGTGCCGAAGCACCTGACCAACGGGTCCTTGGCGCTCGGTGCGACCCCGTGGCAGACGGTGACCGGCGTCGTGCTGCTGACTGCAAGCCCGGGGATCTTCTCCGCGGTGATGATCGGCTTCGGCCGCGCGGTCGGCGAGACGATGATCGTGCTGATGGCCTCGGGCAACAGCCCGGTGGTCAACTTCAACCTGTTCGAAGGCATGCGGACGCTCGCGGCCAACATCGCGGTCGAATTGCCCGAGACCGCGGTGGGCAGCACGCATTTCCGGGTGCTGTTCCTGTCCGCGCTGGTGCTGCTGGTATTCACCTTCCTGCTGAACACCGCGGCCGAAATCGTTCGCCAGCGGCTGCGCAAGCGCTATGCGTCGCTCTAA
- the pstA gene encoding phosphate ABC transporter permease PstA — MRQWWKSGSPWIWLNGGAVTISMVMVFGLIALILVRGFGAFWPHPVVETTYELPGTDPVVVVGELRRSETLTGAAMRDAGVPIPEDQLVVTRHLLKLGNRDVTGRDFAYFVDDFMDEWRYPKNMAVLERREWGDFYGVPLRLLERGSTVAVGDALWDEFQERVGWVSDLWGEIRSIERGAIGRINFQIERVRLDQRRAELRGTLTDEYQAELDQRRQDLQAQYAELEKRLNQLYDEAARDSIVMRAADGSEVTLRVADVVKAWQPNNMSVPAKVWFYVQDFFDFIFGYPREANTEGGIFPAIFGTVVMVLVMSIIVTPFGILAAIYLREYAKQGPLLKTVRISVYNLAGVPSIVFGVFGLGFFVYFMGGAIDRTFYPEALPSPTFGTPGLFWASLTLALLTLPVVIVSTEEGLARIPSTIRDGSLALGATKGETLWKVVVPLATPAMMTGLILAIARAAGEVAPLMLVGVVKLAPTLPIDGNFPFIHLERKIMHLGFHIYDVGFQSPHAEAAEQLVYATALILVLLILVLNLSAITIRNHLREKYRAESD; from the coding sequence ATGAGACAGTGGTGGAAAAGCGGCTCCCCTTGGATCTGGCTGAACGGTGGCGCGGTCACGATCAGCATGGTGATGGTGTTCGGGCTGATCGCGCTGATCCTGGTGCGCGGCTTCGGCGCCTTCTGGCCGCATCCGGTCGTCGAGACCACTTACGAGCTGCCGGGGACCGATCCGGTCGTGGTGGTCGGCGAGCTGCGCCGTTCCGAGACGCTGACCGGCGCGGCGATGCGCGATGCCGGCGTGCCGATCCCCGAGGACCAGCTGGTCGTGACCCGGCATTTGCTGAAGCTGGGCAATCGCGACGTGACCGGCCGCGACTTCGCCTATTTCGTCGACGACTTCATGGACGAATGGCGCTACCCGAAGAACATGGCGGTTCTGGAACGGCGCGAATGGGGTGACTTCTACGGCGTGCCCCTGCGCCTGCTCGAGCGCGGCAGCACCGTCGCGGTGGGCGACGCACTCTGGGACGAATTCCAGGAGCGGGTCGGCTGGGTCAGCGACCTCTGGGGCGAGATTCGAAGCATCGAGCGCGGCGCGATCGGCCGCATCAACTTCCAGATCGAGCGGGTGCGACTCGACCAGCGGCGCGCGGAGCTTCGCGGCACGCTGACCGACGAATACCAGGCCGAACTCGATCAGCGCCGGCAGGATCTGCAGGCGCAGTACGCGGAACTCGAAAAGCGGTTGAACCAGCTCTACGACGAAGCCGCGCGAGACAGCATCGTGATGCGGGCGGCGGACGGCAGCGAAGTCACCCTCCGCGTCGCCGACGTCGTCAAGGCCTGGCAGCCGAACAACATGTCAGTGCCGGCGAAGGTCTGGTTCTACGTCCAGGATTTCTTCGACTTCATCTTCGGCTATCCGCGCGAAGCGAACACCGAAGGCGGCATCTTCCCGGCGATTTTCGGCACCGTGGTGATGGTGCTGGTGATGTCGATCATCGTGACACCGTTCGGAATTCTCGCCGCGATCTACCTGCGCGAGTACGCGAAGCAGGGGCCGCTGCTGAAAACCGTGCGCATCTCGGTGTACAACCTGGCCGGTGTGCCGTCGATCGTGTTCGGCGTGTTCGGCCTCGGCTTCTTCGTGTATTTCATGGGCGGGGCGATCGACCGGACGTTCTATCCGGAGGCATTGCCGTCGCCGACCTTCGGCACGCCAGGCCTGTTCTGGGCGTCGCTGACGCTCGCGCTGCTCACGCTGCCGGTGGTGATCGTGTCGACCGAGGAAGGGCTCGCGCGCATCCCGTCGACGATCCGCGACGGCTCGCTGGCGCTGGGCGCGACCAAGGGTGAGACGCTGTGGAAAGTCGTGGTGCCGCTCGCGACTCCGGCGATGATGACCGGGCTGATCCTGGCCATTGCGCGGGCCGCGGGCGAGGTCGCGCCGCTGATGCTGGTCGGGGTGGTGAAACTCGCGCCGACGCTGCCGATCGACGGGAACTTCCCGTTCATCCATCTGGAGCGCAAGATCATGCACCTGGGCTTCCACATCTACGACGTCGGCTTCCAGAGCCCGCACGCCGAGGCCGCCGAGCAGTTGGTGTATGCGACCGCGCTGATCCTGGTGCTGCTGATCCTGGTGCTGAACCTGTCGGCGATCACGATTCGAAACCACCTGCGCGAGAAATACCGCGCGGAAAGCGACTGA